Proteins found in one Pseudodesulfovibrio sp. JC047 genomic segment:
- the ruvX gene encoding Holliday junction resolvase RuvX: MRALGIDFGLKRVGLSVSDRTGTLVSPLKTIVRTSRNALFDELLEIIQNEAIDVVVVGLPLALNGEDTLTTRQARNFAASLGRRIEQPIHLMDERLSSAEAEEELNAAGLRGKKRKMALDSQAAVIILRSWFESGQS, translated from the coding sequence ATGCGCGCGCTCGGCATCGATTTCGGTCTGAAACGGGTGGGACTGTCTGTGTCCGACAGAACCGGCACACTGGTCTCGCCTTTGAAAACCATTGTCCGCACGTCGCGCAATGCCCTTTTTGACGAACTGCTCGAAATCATACAAAATGAAGCAATTGACGTTGTTGTGGTCGGCCTACCGCTGGCATTAAACGGCGAGGACACCCTGACAACGCGCCAGGCCAGAAATTTTGCCGCAAGCCTTGGACGACGGATTGAACAGCCCATTCATCTGATGGATGAACGGCTGAGCTCGGCGGAAGCAGAAGAAGAACTCAACGCCGCAGGCCTGCGCGGCAAAAAACGAAAGATGGCCCTGGATAGCCAGGCAGCCGTCATCATACTACGCTCATGGTTCGAAAGCGGACAATCATAA
- a CDS encoding FAD-binding oxidoreductase: MAQLGPHISISDDQLISRALGVIEMEQYAHWPEDVKKLAANLAAELFLVRYNPFIDAALVKKSVIRRLNMSKPSLDKEFSTILAKGIELFWERYDREIAFRNQIIKRLKQFMPEETIGSNAHSRVESATDATDLRMELPMLVLFPETEEQIQGIVRLANEMQFGIIPRGGGTGLTGGAIPAEARCVILSLSRFKKILDIDTDNQTMKVESGVITLNAIKAAADKDLLFTVDPASKAGSSLGGNVAENAGGPFAFEYGTTIDNILSYRIVRPDGSLIEVRRKDHPRHKIYEGETATFEIFDDSGHQIDTVTLDSSEIRGKGLGKDVSNKYLGGLPGVQKEGTDGIITVAQFVCYPVLKHSRVLCLEFFGRSMRNAMLVIKDVVALRNSIREEGDLVKISALEEFGPKYVQAIDYQTKSTQYEGNPISVLILQLDSDDKEALDTACQNVLAIVQPFDGVDIFAARDDKEAELFWEDRHKLSAISKRTSGFKINEDIVIPTDVIPDFSEFLEDLNLIYLAKIYRTTLEKVRAMNGVNDDDPDIREAFGRIDDILSGTVTSNDFSDTEQEAQCRYLFLKLRDSYPRLDREIKAMWQDMQLRRIVIANHMHAGDGNCHVNLPVNSNDPEMLASAHEAANTVMSKVLEMGGQVSGEHGIGITKIAFLSQEKITALADYKKDVDPNAILNPGKLTARELPSVPFTFSFNRLIKDLDATALKDKEALMGLLKNIQTCTRCGKCKQVCPMYLPAKGLLFHPRNKNISLGALIEGIYYSQVQTGEPAPTLMAELRNLMDHCTACGKCQAACPVKIDSAGAALSMRSFLDSKGKSGHQFKQIVLRNVAKNPAANLPVVAKFLSIGQSVQDKTLGMIPGRWLSRIESPIITSRSPHIDFKNLSETLELDKGSVLKNPRAESDNTVLYFPGCGGSLFSHSIGMASVYLLLKSGVNVVLPDHHMCCGYPLLASGCEEAYKTNRHRNIQEFLDLFVKTGKAGLKATTLLTACGTCRESLEGYDFTGEMEEPLKQMDVVQFLMERLPSIRQSESIVYHAACHAEWVDTPKIKAPDMYRKALGDLTGADVTLSPGCCGESGLGALTSPGIYNRLRERKQDQLTNDLGHDRNKPIVVGCPSCKIGIKRSMLQMKRPNRVLHAVEYLAEAVGGKRWKKELDELLEKVERKGAQN, encoded by the coding sequence ATGGCTCAGCTTGGACCACATATTTCGATTTCAGACGACCAGCTCATCTCGCGCGCCCTTGGCGTCATAGAAATGGAGCAATACGCGCACTGGCCCGAGGATGTTAAGAAACTCGCCGCCAACCTGGCCGCTGAATTATTTTTGGTACGCTACAACCCGTTCATTGACGCGGCATTGGTCAAAAAATCGGTCATCCGCCGATTGAATATGTCCAAACCGTCTCTGGATAAAGAATTCAGTACGATTCTGGCAAAAGGAATCGAACTTTTCTGGGAACGGTATGACCGGGAAATCGCGTTCCGCAATCAAATCATCAAACGCCTGAAACAGTTCATGCCCGAAGAGACGATCGGGAGCAACGCCCATTCCCGCGTGGAATCAGCGACCGATGCCACCGACCTTCGGATGGAACTGCCCATGCTCGTTCTGTTCCCGGAAACCGAGGAACAGATTCAGGGTATCGTCAGACTCGCCAATGAAATGCAGTTTGGCATCATCCCGCGTGGTGGCGGCACTGGCCTGACCGGCGGAGCCATTCCCGCCGAAGCCCGCTGCGTGATTCTGTCCCTGTCCCGATTCAAGAAGATTCTGGACATCGACACGGACAACCAGACCATGAAGGTCGAATCCGGCGTCATCACCCTGAACGCCATCAAGGCCGCTGCGGACAAGGACTTGCTGTTCACCGTGGACCCGGCGTCCAAGGCCGGTTCATCCCTGGGCGGCAACGTTGCTGAAAACGCGGGTGGCCCGTTTGCCTTTGAATACGGCACCACCATCGACAACATCCTCAGCTATCGCATCGTCAGACCCGACGGCTCGCTGATCGAAGTTCGCCGCAAGGACCATCCCCGGCACAAGATTTATGAAGGTGAAACCGCGACATTCGAAATTTTCGACGACAGCGGACACCAGATCGATACCGTGACGCTCGACAGCAGCGAAATTCGCGGCAAGGGACTGGGCAAAGATGTCTCCAACAAGTACTTGGGCGGCCTGCCCGGCGTGCAGAAGGAAGGCACGGACGGTATCATCACCGTGGCCCAGTTTGTCTGTTACCCGGTGCTGAAACATTCGCGGGTGCTCTGTCTGGAGTTTTTCGGTCGCTCCATGCGCAACGCCATGCTCGTCATCAAGGATGTGGTCGCCCTGCGCAACTCCATTCGAGAAGAAGGCGATCTGGTCAAAATATCCGCGCTGGAAGAATTTGGTCCCAAGTATGTCCAGGCCATCGACTACCAAACCAAATCCACCCAGTATGAAGGCAACCCCATTTCCGTGCTCATCCTTCAGCTCGATTCCGATGACAAGGAAGCACTGGATACTGCCTGTCAAAACGTGTTGGCCATTGTCCAGCCCTTTGACGGCGTGGATATTTTTGCGGCCCGTGACGACAAGGAAGCCGAACTGTTCTGGGAAGACCGGCACAAATTGTCGGCCATTTCCAAACGCACGTCCGGATTCAAAATCAATGAGGACATCGTTATTCCAACGGATGTCATTCCCGACTTTTCCGAATTTCTGGAAGACCTCAACCTCATCTATCTGGCAAAAATCTATCGCACGACACTGGAAAAAGTGCGGGCCATGAATGGCGTGAATGACGACGACCCGGATATCCGGGAAGCCTTTGGGCGCATCGACGACATCCTGAGCGGCACGGTGACGTCCAATGATTTCTCCGACACCGAGCAGGAAGCCCAATGCCGGTATCTGTTCCTCAAATTGCGGGACTCCTACCCCCGGCTGGATCGTGAAATCAAGGCCATGTGGCAAGACATGCAGCTCCGGCGCATCGTCATCGCCAACCACATGCACGCGGGTGATGGCAACTGTCACGTCAACCTGCCGGTCAACTCCAATGACCCGGAAATGCTCGCCTCGGCCCACGAAGCCGCAAACACGGTCATGAGCAAGGTTTTGGAGATGGGCGGTCAGGTCTCTGGCGAACACGGTATCGGCATCACCAAGATCGCTTTCCTGAGTCAGGAAAAGATCACGGCACTGGCCGACTACAAAAAAGATGTGGACCCGAACGCCATTCTCAATCCCGGCAAACTCACTGCGCGGGAACTGCCGAGTGTGCCGTTCACCTTCTCATTCAACCGGCTGATCAAGGACCTAGACGCCACGGCACTCAAGGACAAGGAAGCCTTGATGGGATTGTTGAAAAACATCCAGACCTGTACCCGCTGCGGCAAATGCAAACAGGTCTGTCCCATGTATCTCCCGGCCAAGGGACTGCTGTTCCACCCGCGCAACAAGAATATCAGCCTCGGCGCGCTCATCGAGGGCATTTACTATTCGCAGGTCCAGACCGGCGAACCAGCTCCCACACTCATGGCCGAACTACGCAATCTCATGGATCACTGCACGGCCTGCGGCAAATGCCAGGCAGCCTGTCCCGTCAAGATCGACTCGGCTGGCGCGGCTTTGTCTATGCGGTCCTTCCTTGATTCAAAGGGCAAATCCGGCCATCAGTTCAAACAGATCGTCCTGCGGAACGTGGCCAAAAACCCGGCGGCCAACCTGCCGGTCGTGGCCAAATTCCTGTCCATCGGCCAGTCCGTGCAGGACAAGACCCTTGGAATGATCCCCGGACGCTGGCTCTCCCGGATCGAATCACCGATCATCACGAGCCGCAGTCCGCATATCGATTTCAAAAACCTGTCCGAAACATTGGAACTGGACAAAGGCTCGGTTCTCAAAAATCCCAGAGCCGAGAGTGACAACACCGTCCTGTATTTCCCGGGATGCGGCGGATCGCTCTTTTCCCATTCCATCGGCATGGCGTCGGTCTATTTGCTCCTCAAATCCGGGGTAAACGTGGTCCTGCCCGATCATCACATGTGTTGCGGCTATCCGCTGCTCGCTTCGGGATGCGAAGAGGCATACAAGACCAACCGACATCGAAACATCCAGGAATTCCTCGACTTGTTCGTCAAGACCGGCAAGGCGGGTCTCAAGGCCACGACCCTGCTCACGGCATGTGGCACCTGTCGCGAATCTCTGGAAGGATACGATTTCACCGGCGAGATGGAAGAACCGCTCAAACAGATGGATGTGGTCCAGTTTCTCATGGAACGGCTGCCGTCCATCCGTCAGTCCGAATCCATCGTCTACCACGCAGCCTGTCACGCCGAATGGGTCGATACACCCAAGATCAAGGCCCCGGACATGTACCGGAAGGCTCTGGGCGACTTGACCGGCGCGGATGTGACACTCTCTCCGGGCTGCTGTGGTGAATCGGGTCTTGGTGCCCTGACCTCCCCCGGCATCTACAACCGGCTGCGGGAACGCAAACAGGATCAGCTCACCAACGACCTTGGCCATGACCGTAACAAACCCATCGTGGTCGGCTGCCCCTCATGCAAGATCGGCATAAAACGCTCCATGCTCCAGATGAAACGGCCTAACCGAGTTCTCCACGCCGTGGAGTATCTGGCCGAAGCCGTGGGAGGCAAACGATGGAAAAAGGAACTCGACGAATTGCTCGAAAAAGTTGAACGCAAAGGCGCGCAAAACTAA
- a CDS encoding aminotransferase class V-fold PLP-dependent enzyme, whose amino-acid sequence MSLSKFASLKLFITGPTYIRDEVKAAAALPEFGHRDAENELRFGPIRRHLRTLAGCGDDYEPILVLGSGSSAMETSIRSLVADDEILLNVSVGAFGDHYHAIALANGKQSTNLKFEYGRPIDLVVLEHKLKELRPDVVSFTHNETSTGVTNDMKAVCALIRQYDAMPLVDGVSIFGGADIDLSHSGAAMYVTATQKSLALPAGFGIGFVSREAEDKAATLTNKGHAHDITRQLVCARKNQTLTTPNGALANQMAVQLDSIVNTEGIENRFARHITMRGMVEEWVATLDGFEMFAPKGFRSVTMSSVVCPEGVTQAQLKGTVKEALRSKGYLMDPGYSKLNAQLEKQGMRQIIRIGHMGDITPDMLAEYLVDLEVELKKL is encoded by the coding sequence ATGAGCCTGTCAAAATTCGCATCACTCAAATTGTTCATTACCGGCCCGACCTATATTCGGGATGAAGTCAAAGCCGCAGCCGCATTGCCGGAATTCGGGCATCGCGATGCCGAAAACGAATTGCGCTTTGGCCCCATCCGTCGCCATCTGCGTACATTGGCCGGCTGTGGTGATGACTACGAGCCAATTCTCGTGCTTGGTTCAGGATCCTCGGCCATGGAAACGTCCATACGTTCTCTGGTTGCTGACGATGAAATCCTGCTCAACGTTTCCGTGGGGGCCTTTGGCGATCATTATCACGCCATCGCTCTCGCCAACGGCAAGCAATCCACCAATCTCAAGTTCGAATATGGACGGCCCATTGATCTGGTCGTTTTGGAGCACAAGCTCAAGGAGCTTCGGCCCGACGTGGTCTCTTTCACCCACAACGAGACATCCACCGGGGTGACCAACGACATGAAGGCCGTCTGTGCGCTGATTCGACAGTACGATGCCATGCCATTGGTTGACGGTGTGTCCATTTTCGGTGGGGCTGACATCGATCTCTCTCATTCCGGGGCCGCCATGTATGTGACAGCCACCCAGAAATCTCTCGCCCTGCCTGCCGGGTTCGGCATCGGATTCGTTTCTCGCGAAGCCGAAGACAAGGCCGCGACACTGACCAACAAGGGCCATGCCCACGACATCACGCGGCAGCTTGTCTGTGCCCGCAAGAATCAGACGTTGACCACTCCCAACGGGGCGCTTGCCAATCAGATGGCCGTTCAGCTTGACTCCATCGTCAACACCGAAGGCATTGAAAACCGGTTTGCCCGGCACATCACAATGCGTGGCATGGTCGAAGAGTGGGTTGCTACGCTCGATGGATTCGAGATGTTTGCACCAAAAGGATTTCGATCCGTTACCATGTCGTCCGTGGTCTGTCCCGAAGGCGTCACCCAGGCACAGCTCAAGGGAACGGTCAAGGAGGCCTTGCGCAGCAAAGGTTATCTCATGGATCCCGGATACAGCAAGCTCAATGCCCAACTCGAAAAACAGGGAATGCGACAGATTATTCGTATCGGGCACATGGGTGATATCACCCCGGACATGCTCGCCGAGTATCTCGTCGATCTCGAAGTGGAATTGAAAAAACTCTGA